One window of Artemia franciscana chromosome 16, ASM3288406v1, whole genome shotgun sequence genomic DNA carries:
- the LOC136036836 gene encoding ras-related protein Rab-11B-like yields MGLKDDEYDYLFKVLLIGDSGVGKSNLLSRFTRNEFNLESKSTIGVEFATRSIQVDGKTIKVQIWDTAGREIYRTITSAYYPGAVGALLVYDIAKQLTFENVERWLKELRDHADQNIVIMLVGNKSDLRHLRSVPTDEARAFALANRLSFIESSALDSTNVKSAFQNILTEIYRIVSQRQAEETDQRQES; encoded by the coding sequence ATGGGATTGAAAGATGACGAATATGACTACCTATTTAAAGTTCTACTGATTGGAGATTCTGGAGTTGGGAAAAGTAATTTATTATCAAGATTCACtagaaatgaatttaatttggAATCAAAATCAACTATTGGAGTGGAATTTGCAACCAGGAGCATACAGGTTGatggaaaaactataaaagttcaaatatggGACACAGCTGGACGGGAGATCTACAGAACAATCACTTCAGCCTATTATCCTGGTGCAGTGGGAGCTTTACTTGTGTATGACATTGCCAAGCAGCTAACCTTTGAAAATGTCGAGAGGTGGTTGAAGGAATTGCGTGACCATGCTGATCAAAATATAGTTATCATGCTTGTTGGTAATAAAAGTGATCTAAGACATTTACGCAGTGTGCCAACTGATGAGGCTAGAGCATTTGCTCTAGCCAATCGTTTATCTTTCATTGAAAGCTCAGCACTGGACTCAACAAATGTCAAATCTGCTTTCCAAAATATTCTGACAGAGATATATAGAATTGTATCCCAGAGACAAGCTGAAGAAACAGATCAACGTCAGGAATCGTGA